The DNA region GCGCCGAGGCCGACGTTCGCCCGCGCGGTCGCGAGCGGTCGAGCGGGGTTCGACCCTCCGCCGCTCGGCGCGCCGCGGTCGTCCCCGCACCGCGAAAAGGTAGATTATTGACGGGGCGTCGCCGAGATACAGGCATGAACTACGACACGGTCCGGTCGGTGGACCCCGAGGTCGCCGACGCGCTCGAGGCGGAGGTCGAGCGCCAGGGCGACACGCTCGCGATGATCGCCAGCGAGAACCACGTCAGCGAGGCCGTCCTCGAGGCACAGAGCTCCGTGCTGACGAACAAGTACGCCGAGGGCTACCCCGGTTCCCGGTACTACGGCGGCTGCGAGCACGCCGACACCATCGAGCAGCTCGCCATCGACCGCGCCAAGGAGCTGTGGGGCGCCGAGTACGTCAACGTCCAGCCCCACTCGGGCTCGCAGGCCAACATGGCCGTCTACACGGCGATGCTCGAACCCGGCGACAGGATCCTCTCGCTTGACCTGACCCACGGCGGCCACCTCTCCCACGGCCACCCGAAGAACTTCGCCGGACAGGTCTACGAGGTCGAGAACTACGAGGTCGACGAGGAGACGGGCCGCATCGACTTCGACGAGGTCCGCGCCCACGCCGAGGCGTTCGAGCCGGACATGATCGTCTCGGGCTTCTCCGCGTACCCCCGCGAGGTCCAGTGGGAGGAGTTCCAGGCCATCGCCGACGACGTGGGCGCCTACCACCTGGCCGACATCGCCCACATCACCGGGCTGGTCGCCGCCGGCGTCCACGACTCGCCGGTCGGCGTCGCCGACTTCGTGACCGGTTCGACGCACAAGACCATCCGCGCCGGCCGCGGCGGCATCGTCATGGCCGACGAGGAGTACGGCGACGCCGTCGACTCGGCGATCATCCCGGGCACGCAGGGCGGCCCGCTGATGCACAACATCGCCGGCAAGGCCGTCGGCTTCGAGGAGGCGCTGCAGCCGCACTTCGAGGAGTACGCCGAGCAGACTATCAAGAACGCACAGGCGCTGGCCGACCACCTGCAGGAGCACGGCTTCTCGCTGGTCTCGGGCGGCACCGACAACCACCTCGTGCTCGTCGACCTCCGCGACTCCCACCCCGACGTGACCGGCAAGGAGGCCGAGGAGGCGCTGGAGGACGTGGGGATCGTCCTCAACGCCAACACCGTCCCCGGCGAGACGCGCTCGCCGTTCGTCGCCTCGGGCATCCGCGCGGGCACGCCGGCACTGACGACCCGCGGCTTCGACGAGGAGGCGACGGAGACCGTCGGTCACTGCATCGCCGAGGTCATCGACAACCCCGACGACGAGGACGTCAAGGCCGAGGTCGCCGAGATCGTGCAGGGGCTCACCGAGGAGTACCCCCTCTACGGCGACGACAGCGAAGGGCTGGTCTTCGAGTAGCCGGCTCGTTCTCGCGGCCGTTTCGGTTCGCGCTCGCCTACCGCGGTTCGTCGGAGCGGATCGCCTCGCTCCGGCCGATCAGTTCGCCGTCGACGCCGATCGCGCCGCGCCCGTCGACGGTCACGGTGTGGTCGGGCACCTCGAAGGTCAGTTCCCAGTCGTCGTGGTCCATCGCCGCCAGCGACCGGACCGCGTCGGTCGAGACGTGCTCGTGCAGCGAGTAGTCCAGTTCGTGCGGATTGACGCCCTCGACGGCGGCGATCGCCCGGACGATGTTCAGGGCGATGTCGTCGGTCGCAGTCACGACTCACACCCCCGCTGTGGCTCCCCCAGCCGCTGGCACGACTCGGTGAGGTGCTGAGGGATCTCGTCGGCGTGGGCGTGCAACGCCTCGAAGACGGCGGCGACCTCCTCGAAGGCCGGTCCCCGGCGCACCCGCAGCGGCTCCCGGTCCCACTCGACGAAGCCGTCCTCGGCCAGCGCCGGCAGGTGCGAGTGGACCAGGTCGGTGTACAGCTCCTCGGGGTCCCGGAGCAGGTACGGCGGGTTGGCCGCCTCGGGGAGCGACAGCTCCCGGTCGGGCGGGGCCTCCATCAGCGCGACCACCATCTGCCTGCGGGGCTCGGCCGTGAGCGACCCGAACACCCTGTTCCACCGCTCGATCATCTCCGCGGCGCCGTCGTTTCGGTCGGCGGACATGTCGTGTTGTTTGGTACCATGGGGCATACAACTTTCGTCCGCCGGCCGCGATCGCTCGTCGCACGTCCGGGACACGCTTTTGGCTAGCCCGGCCGAAGCCGTCCGCATGACGGACGGTCCCCGCCGAACACGGCGAGCGGTCCTCCGACTGAGCGCGCTCGCGGCCGCCGGGGTCGCGGGCTGTGCGACCTTCGAGCCCGGGAGCGAGACCGCGACACCGGGGTCCGCCACCGAGGCGGCCACCGACTCGACCGGCCCGACCGGAACGCCCGAACTCGACCTCCGGGAGGCCAACGTCACCGCCGTCGCGGTCGAGTCGGCGGGTGACGGTATCTATCGGTTCTCGGTGACGCTGTACCACGACGACGACGGCGAGGACGGCTACGCGGACTGGTGGCAGGTCGAGACGCTCGACGGCGAGCGACTCGGCCGGCGGGAACTCTTCCACCCCCACTCCACCGCGCCGTTCACGCGCTCCGAGACCGTCGAAATTCCGGCGGGGTCCACCTGTGTCGCCGTCCGTGGTCACGACCGGACCCACGGCTACGGCGGGCAGGCGATGCTGGTGACCGTCGGGAGCGGTGCGACCCGCGCGGTCGACCAGGGGTCCGAGAAGGCGTCGCTCGCCGGTCAGGAGTGTCCCTGACGGGAGCGAGGGGAACGTCACGAGGAGGCGCTTGCAGTCGCCTGCCGTAGACGGGCGGTTTATGCCGCTCGGTTCCCGAGTCCCGGGTATGACCGACCTCGATTCCGTCGACCGGGCGATCCTCAACGCCTACCAGGGCGGGTTCCCGGTCGTGGCGGACCCCTACGAGCCGGCGGCCGAGGCGCTCCGGGAGCGCGGAGTGGACGTGAGCGCCGAGGAGCTACACGAGCGCCTCGCGGCGATGGACGAGGAGGGGGTCCTCACCCGTTTCGGCGCACTGATCAACGCGGAGGCCATCGGCGGGACGGCGACGCTCGTCGCGATGCACGCTCCCGAGGAGCGCTTCGACGAGGTGGCCGAACAGGTCAACGCCCACGCCGAGGTGGCACACAACTACGAGCGCGAGCACCCCCACCTGAACATGTGGTTCGTCGTCAGCGTCGCCGACGAGGACCGCGTCGACGAGGTGCTCGCGGAGATCGAGGCCGAGACCGGCCAGGAGACCTACAACCTCCCGAAACAGCGGGAGTTCCACGTCGGCGCGAAGTTCCCCGTCGAGGGGCCGCTCGAAGACCTCGACGACGGGATCGACCGCTCCGATCTGGGCCCCGAGGTGGAGCCCGAGGACCGCGACAGCCTGACCCCGCGCGAGCGCGACCTCGTCGTCGAGATCCAGGGCGGACTCCCCACCACGCGGACGCCCTACGAGGACGTGGCCGACGCGCTCGGCGAGGACGTCGAGTGGGTGCTGGAGACGATCAAGCGCTTCGATCGGGAGGGGAAAGTCCGCCGCGTGGGCGTCATCCCGAACCACTACTCGCTGGGTTACTCCGAGAACGGGATGACCGTCTGGGACGTGCCCGACGACGTGGTCGAGGAGGTCGGCGAAGCGGTCGCCGCCTTCGACTTCGTGACCCACTGCTACCGGCGGCCCCGCCACGAGGGCGTCTGGCCGTACAACTTCTTCGCGATGACCCACGGCCGCAGCGAGGAAGAGAGCGAGCAACGGGTCGAGCAGGTCCGCGAGGCGATGGCCGAGCACTGGGACGTGACCGACGAGGACTGGGACACCCTGTTCTCGACGGGTATACTGAAGAAGACCGGCATCCGCATCGAGGAGCGCGCGGACGCCAACACCGCCTGAGCGGCGCCGACGGAGACGAGACACCGAATTTCAACCGTGATCCCACTGCTCCACGACTTCGACGGCGAGACGGTGCTGGTGTTCGGCGGCGGCCGCGTCGGCGCGCGGAAGGCCCGGCGGTTCGCCCGCGAGGCCCGCGTACTCGTCGTCAGTCCCGAGTTCGCCGACGCCGACTTCGGGGGCGCCGAGCGCGTCCGCGCCGCGCCCGACCCGGACGAGGTCGACGACTGGTTCGACCGCGCCGACCCCGCGCTCGTCGTCGCGGCGACCGACGACGGGGGGCTCAACGAGCGGATCGAGGCGGTCGCCCGCGACCGGGGCGTGCTCGTCAACCGGACGGACCAGCACGGCGGGCGCGACCCCGGTAGCGTGGTCGTGCCGGCGACCGTCAGGGACGATCCGGTCGTCGCAGCGGTGGCGACCGGCGGCGCGAGCCCGGCGCTGAGCCGCCTGTTGCGCCAGCGGATCGAGATGGAGATCGCGGACGCCGGGGCGATGGCCGAACTGACGGGGGACATCCGCGCGGAGTTACAGGGGGAGGGCGTCCCGCCGGCGGAGCGGCGGGCGGCCGTGCGTGCGGTTGTCAGGTCGGACGCGGTTTGGAAGGCTTTAGATAGTGGGAAACCAAAGGCTCGACAAGTGGCAGCGGACGTGATCTCGGACGTGACAGGTGAGACATCGTGACGGTCGGCACGGGCGTCATCTCGGGTGCGAGCGTCGCGATCGACCGCGCGACGGTCGACGAGCTCGAAGCGGCGACCGTCGAGAGCCAGCGCGCGGGCGTCGAGCGCCTGCTGTCGGTCCCCGCCGTCGAGGAGGCGTTCGTCCTCCAGACGTGCAACCGCGTCGAGGCCTACGTCGTCACCGGCGACGGGCCCGACGGCCGCGCGGCGCTGGCCGCCTTCTTCGAGGACGTGCCCGATGACGTGCTGGTCGAACTCGGCCACGAGGAGAGCCTGCGTCACCTCATGCGGGTGGCGGCGGGGCTCGAATCGCTGGTCGTCGGCGAGGACCAGATCCTCGGCCAGGTCGGCGACGCCTACGAGGACGCCCGCGCGGCCGGCGGCGTCGGCCGCCTGCTCGAGGAGGGCGTCACCAAGGCGAT from Halosimplex halophilum includes:
- the glyA gene encoding serine hydroxymethyltransferase, which gives rise to MNYDTVRSVDPEVADALEAEVERQGDTLAMIASENHVSEAVLEAQSSVLTNKYAEGYPGSRYYGGCEHADTIEQLAIDRAKELWGAEYVNVQPHSGSQANMAVYTAMLEPGDRILSLDLTHGGHLSHGHPKNFAGQVYEVENYEVDEETGRIDFDEVRAHAEAFEPDMIVSGFSAYPREVQWEEFQAIADDVGAYHLADIAHITGLVAAGVHDSPVGVADFVTGSTHKTIRAGRGGIVMADEEYGDAVDSAIIPGTQGGPLMHNIAGKAVGFEEALQPHFEEYAEQTIKNAQALADHLQEHGFSLVSGGTDNHLVLVDLRDSHPDVTGKEAEEALEDVGIVLNANTVPGETRSPFVASGIRAGTPALTTRGFDEEATETVGHCIAEVIDNPDDEDVKAEVAEIVQGLTEEYPLYGDDSEGLVFE
- a CDS encoding HalOD1 output domain-containing protein, with the translated sequence MTATDDIALNIVRAIAAVEGVNPHELDYSLHEHVSTDAVRSLAAMDHDDWELTFEVPDHTVTVDGRGAIGVDGELIGRSEAIRSDEPR
- the ahbB gene encoding siroheme decarboxylase subunit beta; translation: MTDLDSVDRAILNAYQGGFPVVADPYEPAAEALRERGVDVSAEELHERLAAMDEEGVLTRFGALINAEAIGGTATLVAMHAPEERFDEVAEQVNAHAEVAHNYEREHPHLNMWFVVSVADEDRVDEVLAEIEAETGQETYNLPKQREFHVGAKFPVEGPLEDLDDGIDRSDLGPEVEPEDRDSLTPRERDLVVEIQGGLPTTRTPYEDVADALGEDVEWVLETIKRFDREGKVRRVGVIPNHYSLGYSENGMTVWDVPDDVVEEVGEAVAAFDFVTHCYRRPRHEGVWPYNFFAMTHGRSEEESEQRVEQVREAMAEHWDVTDEDWDTLFSTGILKKTGIRIEERADANTA
- a CDS encoding precorrin-2 dehydrogenase/sirohydrochlorin ferrochelatase family protein, whose protein sequence is MIPLLHDFDGETVLVFGGGRVGARKARRFAREARVLVVSPEFADADFGGAERVRAAPDPDEVDDWFDRADPALVVAATDDGGLNERIEAVARDRGVLVNRTDQHGGRDPGSVVVPATVRDDPVVAAVATGGASPALSRLLRQRIEMEIADAGAMAELTGDIRAELQGEGVPPAERRAAVRAVVRSDAVWKALDSGKPKARQVAADVISDVTGETS